In a single window of the Pedococcus dokdonensis genome:
- a CDS encoding lysylphosphatidylglycerol synthase domain-containing protein yields MASTQPGPDATPPTPSIPSTPTTRARVFSGLRILLALLVVGAVTVAVAKNWREVSADIGRIDGATFALAAVLVCLPPIFTVLGWRILMADLGSPLHVAPAGGIFFVGQLGKYVPGAVWSIVAQAEIGARLHIPRKRSAVVAFVSVAMAAICGLIVGAPALPLLITRDDSAARTGWALLLAVPLLAVVLWPPLLNWGIATVLRILRREPLEHRLSGRAVLSATLLFIAAWVSSGLHVLVLARATGGDVATGQLLLASLSGFALASSIAMFSVVLPAGVGVREGVLVLILAPVTSTSAATAVVVLSRFLTVAADVVFALGGWVYARSHHLVTTPQERAHDHIDVDPDRSAEETRS; encoded by the coding sequence ATGGCCAGTACGCAACCCGGCCCGGACGCGACACCCCCTACCCCCTCCATCCCCTCGACTCCCACCACCCGCGCTCGCGTCTTCAGCGGGCTGCGGATCCTGTTGGCGCTGTTGGTGGTCGGCGCCGTCACGGTGGCGGTCGCGAAGAACTGGCGGGAGGTGTCCGCCGACATCGGGCGGATCGACGGCGCGACCTTCGCCCTCGCAGCAGTGCTCGTCTGCCTGCCGCCGATCTTCACGGTGCTGGGCTGGCGGATCCTGATGGCCGACCTCGGGTCGCCGCTGCACGTCGCCCCGGCGGGTGGCATCTTCTTCGTCGGCCAGCTGGGCAAGTACGTGCCGGGCGCGGTGTGGAGCATCGTCGCCCAGGCCGAGATCGGGGCCCGCCTGCACATCCCGCGCAAGCGCTCGGCCGTCGTCGCGTTCGTCTCGGTCGCGATGGCCGCCATCTGCGGGTTGATCGTCGGTGCACCCGCGCTGCCGCTGCTGATCACCCGGGACGACTCGGCTGCGCGCACCGGCTGGGCCCTGCTGCTCGCGGTGCCGCTCCTGGCCGTCGTGCTGTGGCCGCCGCTGCTCAACTGGGGGATCGCGACGGTCCTGCGGATACTGCGGCGCGAACCCCTCGAGCACCGCCTGTCGGGTCGGGCCGTCCTCAGCGCGACCCTGCTGTTCATCGCCGCGTGGGTCTCCTCGGGTCTGCACGTCCTCGTGCTGGCCCGCGCGACGGGGGGCGACGTCGCGACGGGACAGCTGCTGCTGGCGAGCCTGTCCGGCTTTGCGCTGGCGTCGTCGATCGCGATGTTCAGCGTCGTGCTGCCGGCCGGCGTCGGGGTGCGCGAGGGCGTGCTGGTGCTGATCCTCGCGCCGGTGACCTCGACCTCGGCGGCGACCGCCGTGGTGGTCCTCTCGCGCTTCCTGACCGTCGCGGCCGACGTGGTGTTCGCGCTCGGCGGCTGGGTCTACGCGCGCTCGCACCACCTCGTGACCACACCGCAGGAGCGGGCCCACGACCACATCGACGTCGATCCCGACCGCTCGGCCGAGGAGACGCGGTCATGA